The following coding sequences are from one Rhipicephalus microplus isolate Deutch F79 chromosome 3, USDA_Rmic, whole genome shotgun sequence window:
- the LOC142803333 gene encoding endothelin-converting enzyme 2-like, translated as MIVQQSVLSLIVQLLKAKSVGEKGLQYLVAWSVFRQLMKYTVPNLLVGRSTKSAACYEHAKKAMRIAVTSPYYQTVVPRKSLEDVKTMLLNIRNAYAETFENSSWVEGQDRFIALQKLFKMRSYVGSPERYLDPAYVEQLYNSGP; from the exons ATGATCGTCCAACAGAGCGTCCTCAGCCTTATCGTTCAGCTGCTCAAGGCGAAGTCCGTGGGTGAGAAGGGGCTTCAGTACCTGGTCGCTTGGAGTGTCTTCAGGCAGCTGATGAAATACACAGTGCCAAACTTGCTCGTCGGCAGAAGCACGAAAAGCGCCGCTTGCTACGAGCACGCCAAAAAGGCGATGCGCATAGCTGTCACAAGCCCCTACTATCAAACCG TGGTCCCACGGAAGTCGCTCGAAGATGTGAAAACAATGCTGCTTAATATTCGCAATGCGTACGCCGAGACGTTCGAGAATTCAAGTTGGGTTGAAGGACAAGATCGCTTTATTGCTCTCCAGAAGCTCTTCAAAATGCGATCATACGTAGGAAGTCCTGAACGATACCTGGATCCCGCATACGTGGAACAACTCTAca